Proteins encoded by one window of Mesorhizobium sp. INR15:
- a CDS encoding DUF2800 domain-containing protein, protein MALIDSLHLTGEIRDRESSEWSAEGTVAHEVREMCLDFGLDPSHFVGAVISADGFTYTVDDEMADHLQPGIDWVREHTGAPLVEIRVDLSAWLPGQFGTCDTGWLEDFLLSTTALYVSDLKYGAGVPVEAVGTKQLRLYALGVWEYLGRPHVEKVVLNIDQPRAGGMKYWDITLPELLAFGEEMKLVYAKIEAGDVEFAPGDKACRWCPVKDVEGGCPARNAWVINMIVDAFEDLEGDEPKLIDGITITPERRWHIVKHTSVIRSWLAKQHEDSLNAAINGNPDPGSKAIDGDLGDRYFKDAKKAEELLEAALGDKAFKPRNLIGITEIEKLVKPGKRKKGHPETWDALLKLVDRPPGKPKLVPAEHPRPALVPLADQFDDLD, encoded by the coding sequence GTGGCGCTCATCGACAGTCTGCATCTGACGGGTGAGATACGCGACCGCGAGTCGTCGGAGTGGTCGGCCGAGGGCACCGTAGCGCATGAAGTGCGTGAGATGTGTCTCGACTTCGGGCTCGATCCATCTCACTTCGTCGGCGCTGTGATCAGTGCAGACGGGTTCACATACACCGTCGATGACGAAATGGCCGATCACCTGCAGCCTGGTATCGATTGGGTGCGCGAGCATACGGGCGCGCCGCTGGTGGAAATCCGCGTCGATCTGTCGGCCTGGCTGCCGGGCCAGTTCGGCACCTGCGACACGGGCTGGCTGGAAGACTTCCTGCTGTCCACCACCGCGCTCTATGTGAGCGATCTCAAGTACGGCGCAGGCGTTCCGGTCGAGGCCGTTGGCACGAAGCAGTTGCGGCTCTATGCGCTCGGCGTGTGGGAGTATCTCGGCCGTCCGCATGTGGAAAAGGTCGTACTCAATATCGACCAGCCTCGCGCGGGCGGCATGAAATATTGGGACATCACGCTCCCCGAACTGCTGGCCTTTGGCGAAGAAATGAAGCTTGTCTACGCCAAGATCGAAGCGGGCGACGTGGAGTTTGCCCCAGGCGATAAGGCGTGCCGCTGGTGCCCCGTCAAGGATGTCGAAGGCGGCTGCCCGGCCCGTAACGCTTGGGTTATCAACATGATCGTAGACGCGTTCGAGGACTTGGAAGGCGATGAGCCCAAGCTTATCGACGGCATCACGATCACACCCGAGCGCCGCTGGCACATTGTCAAGCACACCAGCGTTATCCGTTCGTGGCTCGCCAAGCAGCACGAAGACAGTCTGAACGCAGCCATCAACGGGAACCCCGATCCGGGCTCGAAGGCTATCGATGGCGACTTAGGCGACCGATATTTCAAGGATGCCAAGAAGGCCGAAGAACTGCTCGAAGCAGCGCTCGGCGACAAGGCGTTCAAACCGAGAAATCTGATCGGCATCACCGAGATCGAGAAACTGGTGAAGCCGGGCAAGAGAAAGAAGGGACACCCGGAGACCTGGGACGCCCTTCTTAAGCTGGTAGACCGGCCACCTGGGAAACCCAAGTTGGTGCCAGCCGAGCATCCCCGACCGGCCTTAGTGCCTCTCGCGGACCAGTTCGACGATCTGGACTAA
- a CDS encoding ssDNA-binding protein, which translates to MATDSNKGDGRTVQLKRVRLSFTNRLKDKATTSAESDKETHGCNFILEADQPEFEANNAKVVGALKEAGLQAFKNEDAYKTIAEDAPKRVCYRKGEKWKNKEGKVYAGYEGNRAVTANGPSGGTKRPKLLDRRKRVLRDQATGEQIKANMVFGEGEILDIFYGGCYADVILSFYGTDKGSRGIFCSIEAIRSHENGERMGGGIYVDADDFDNLEDDDTFDSGPSQSGKSSESDDLLL; encoded by the coding sequence ATGGCTACCGATAGCAACAAAGGGGACGGTCGTACCGTCCAGTTGAAGCGTGTCCGTCTTTCCTTCACCAATCGCCTCAAGGACAAGGCCACCACCAGCGCGGAATCCGACAAGGAAACGCACGGCTGCAACTTCATTCTCGAAGCTGACCAGCCCGAATTCGAGGCGAATAACGCCAAGGTGGTTGGGGCGCTCAAGGAGGCCGGCTTGCAGGCGTTCAAGAACGAGGACGCATACAAGACGATCGCCGAGGACGCTCCGAAGCGGGTCTGTTACCGCAAGGGCGAGAAGTGGAAGAACAAGGAGGGCAAGGTCTACGCCGGCTATGAGGGCAATCGCGCCGTCACCGCCAACGGGCCTAGCGGCGGCACCAAGCGTCCGAAGCTTCTCGATCGCCGCAAGCGCGTTCTTCGCGACCAGGCGACCGGCGAGCAGATCAAGGCCAACATGGTGTTCGGCGAAGGGGAAATCCTCGATATCTTCTACGGCGGCTGCTATGCCGACGTGATCCTGTCCTTCTACGGAACCGACAAGGGCTCGCGCGGCATCTTCTGCTCGATCGAGGCCATCCGTTCGCATGAAAACGGCGAGCGCATGGGCGGCGGTATCTACGTCGATGCCGACGACTTCGACAACCTGGAAGACGACGACACGTTCGACAGCGGCCCGTCGCAGTCGGGCAAGTCTTCCGAGTCCGACGATCTGCTTCTCTGA
- a CDS encoding 3'-5' exonuclease: MKFTHCMIDLETMGTAPNAPVVAIGAVYFDPNTGEQGETFDAAIDVEDALRYGRVSGSTLKWWLGQGDAARQKVVRGRHPAQLVFEKFHEFCRKHGDDIHPWGNGSSFDISILEYAFGRILEKQAPWKFWNVRDCRTIKELADGVVSFTGKLEGVAHTALDDAKHQANWVSVYWQGLRRLTPIKTEVGTPTTASDDLLDI; this comes from the coding sequence ATGAAATTCACGCACTGCATGATCGATCTTGAGACCATGGGCACAGCCCCCAATGCACCCGTGGTTGCCATCGGCGCGGTCTATTTCGACCCAAATACGGGTGAGCAGGGCGAGACCTTTGACGCTGCGATCGACGTGGAGGACGCGCTGCGATACGGGCGCGTCTCTGGATCGACGCTGAAATGGTGGCTCGGCCAAGGTGACGCAGCGCGGCAAAAAGTGGTGCGTGGCAGGCATCCAGCGCAACTCGTCTTCGAGAAATTCCACGAATTCTGCCGCAAGCACGGCGACGATATCCACCCCTGGGGCAACGGATCGTCCTTCGACATTTCGATCCTCGAATACGCTTTCGGACGCATCCTCGAAAAGCAGGCACCATGGAAGTTCTGGAACGTGCGTGACTGTCGCACGATCAAGGAACTGGCCGATGGTGTTGTGAGCTTTACGGGCAAACTCGAAGGAGTGGCGCATACCGCGCTCGATGATGCCAAGCACCAGGCCAATTGGGTCTCAGTTTATTGGCAGGGACTGCGCCGGCTGACACCGATCAAGACCGAGGTTGGAACTCCCACCACGGCATCCGACGATCTGCTCGATATTTGA
- a CDS encoding DNA polymerase domain-containing protein: MSTIFTDIECYHGFFYVGFKRQEDGKRVGVEYSSRQPVYDRAYVRNVLLRHTTIGFNSLSYDLPMLWYSLEDDVTNEKLKAASDRIIKGRVPWWEVEDLLGIRIPFDLKKRHIDLIEPQPNAFASLKALNGRMHGKQLQDLPFDPDLWLTPEQMEIVGNYCLHSDLDATENLFNALKEPLDLRRALGPLYDQNFMCKSDAQIGEMIVKSRVEKLSGSRAEKAGVKAGTQFRYPIPDFMKFETPELQAILDKLRETDFTITDDGKVDMPKWLSDTAITIGDTTYQMGIGGLHSTESNRAVHSSETHVLVDADVASQYPAIILMLGLYPKALGKHFLDVYREIKGERLKAKKRAKAIKIELKEVNDPDRKVALEAELEACKVKDKGFKIALNGVYGKLGSRYSVLYAPHLLISVTLTGQLTLLMLIERAERAGISVVSGNTDGVMFLCPRKHYAGLDGDRLKPSRLADICQQWETDTTLDLEFGEYRSLYNQSVNSYFTIKADGGHKRKGPLGNPWSEHPDDFDPVRGQLMKNPQATICSDAALAMIKDGTPVEVTIRSCHDIKQFVTVIKSDGGATWRDEYLGKVVRYYWSTDGAPIFKAKPHPSTGNFPKVPKTDGAAPCMRLPDEFPDDIDYEKYMSEAEEILSDLGFYGPKVEPRKPLRITKANRFIFYALWSTAP, translated from the coding sequence TTGAGCACAATATTTACGGATATCGAGTGCTACCACGGCTTCTTCTATGTCGGTTTTAAGAGGCAAGAAGACGGCAAACGCGTCGGTGTCGAGTATAGCAGCCGACAGCCGGTCTATGATCGCGCCTACGTGCGCAACGTGTTGCTGCGGCACACGACGATCGGCTTCAACAGTCTCTCCTATGACTTGCCGATGCTCTGGTATTCGCTCGAAGACGACGTGACCAATGAGAAGTTGAAGGCCGCGTCCGACCGGATCATCAAGGGCCGCGTGCCCTGGTGGGAGGTTGAAGACCTTCTCGGCATCCGCATCCCATTCGACCTGAAGAAGCGGCACATCGATCTGATCGAACCGCAGCCCAACGCATTCGCCAGTCTCAAGGCGCTGAACGGTCGAATGCATGGCAAACAGTTGCAGGACCTGCCGTTTGATCCAGACCTGTGGCTGACGCCCGAGCAGATGGAGATCGTCGGCAACTACTGCCTGCATTCCGATCTGGATGCCACGGAGAACCTGTTCAACGCGCTTAAGGAGCCGCTGGACCTGCGCCGCGCCCTCGGGCCGCTCTACGACCAGAATTTCATGTGCAAATCGGATGCGCAGATCGGCGAGATGATCGTCAAGTCGCGCGTCGAGAAGTTGTCGGGCAGCCGGGCCGAAAAGGCTGGTGTGAAGGCCGGTACGCAGTTCCGGTATCCCATTCCCGATTTCATGAAGTTCGAGACGCCTGAGTTGCAGGCAATCCTCGACAAGCTTCGCGAAACCGATTTCACGATCACTGATGACGGCAAAGTAGACATGCCGAAGTGGCTGTCCGACACCGCAATTACCATCGGCGATACGACCTATCAGATGGGTATCGGCGGGCTGCACTCAACCGAGTCCAACCGTGCCGTCCATTCGAGCGAAACCCACGTTCTCGTCGATGCTGACGTGGCTTCACAGTATCCGGCCATCATCCTCATGCTCGGCCTGTATCCGAAGGCCCTCGGCAAGCATTTCCTGGATGTCTATCGCGAGATCAAGGGCGAGCGGCTGAAGGCGAAAAAGCGCGCCAAGGCCATCAAGATCGAACTGAAAGAGGTCAATGATCCCGACCGAAAGGTTGCGCTCGAAGCCGAACTGGAAGCCTGCAAGGTCAAGGACAAGGGCTTCAAGATCGCTCTCAACGGCGTCTACGGGAAGCTCGGCAGCCGGTACAGCGTTCTCTACGCACCACATCTCCTGATCTCGGTCACGCTGACCGGACAGTTGACGCTTTTGATGCTGATCGAGCGGGCCGAACGCGCCGGCATCAGCGTTGTCAGCGGCAACACAGATGGCGTCATGTTCCTATGTCCGCGCAAGCACTACGCGGGACTGGATGGCGACCGTCTAAAGCCGTCGCGGCTCGCCGACATTTGTCAGCAATGGGAAACCGACACCACGCTCGATCTCGAATTTGGCGAGTATAGGTCGCTCTATAACCAGTCGGTGAATTCGTATTTCACGATCAAGGCGGACGGCGGGCATAAGCGCAAGGGGCCGCTCGGCAACCCCTGGAGCGAGCATCCAGACGATTTCGACCCGGTGCGCGGTCAGTTGATGAAGAATCCGCAGGCGACGATCTGCTCGGACGCGGCGCTGGCCATGATCAAGGACGGAACGCCCGTTGAAGTGACGATCCGCAGCTGCCACGACATCAAGCAGTTCGTCACGGTCATCAAATCGGACGGCGGTGCGACCTGGCGGGACGAATACCTCGGCAAAGTGGTTCGGTATTACTGGTCAACGGATGGGGCGCCGATATTCAAGGCAAAACCTCACCCGAGCACGGGCAACTTCCCCAAGGTGCCTAAAACGGACGGCGCGGCACCGTGCATGAGGCTTCCTGACGAGTTCCCCGACGACATCGACTACGAGAAATACATGTCCGAGGCCGAGGAAATCCTGAGCGATCTCGGCTTCTACGGGCCGAAGGTCGAGCCCCGCAAGCCGCTGCGGATCACAAAAGCAAACAGGTTCATTTTCTACGCACTTTGGAGCACGGCACCATGA
- a CDS encoding GIY-YIG nuclease family protein has translation MTIGIYCIRNTVDGKLYIGKSKRIEQRWARHRRAPANRYLARAIKKHGISVFSFEILEKFDTLDPILLADREAHWMGYYKSCERSFGYNLRLDSSAQVIFSDETKARMAVAARMKAPPSDETRAKISAATKESCTRSDVIARRSAAHRTAHARPGDKARRVAALKAAYSSDEAREAMSLARKAEWARPELRARRLASLKATRATPESRAKTSAASTAVHARRRAQKALAIWLLAP, from the coding sequence ATGACGATAGGAATCTATTGCATCCGTAACACCGTTGACGGTAAACTGTACATTGGTAAATCAAAGAGAATTGAGCAGCGGTGGGCTAGGCATCGGAGGGCGCCGGCAAATAGATATCTTGCACGCGCCATTAAGAAGCACGGGATTTCCGTTTTTTCTTTCGAAATACTAGAAAAATTTGACACTTTAGATCCAATTCTGCTTGCCGATCGCGAAGCTCATTGGATGGGCTATTATAAAAGTTGTGAACGATCATTCGGTTACAATTTACGGCTGGACAGTTCGGCTCAAGTGATTTTTAGCGATGAAACAAAGGCCAGAATGGCGGTGGCTGCTCGTATGAAAGCGCCACCATCAGACGAAACTCGTGCCAAGATATCGGCCGCAACCAAGGAATCTTGCACTCGTTCCGATGTCATAGCAAGACGATCCGCCGCACACAGAACTGCTCATGCTCGCCCCGGTGATAAAGCTAGACGCGTGGCCGCACTGAAGGCGGCCTATTCGAGCGATGAGGCTCGGGAAGCTATGTCGCTTGCGCGGAAAGCAGAATGGGCTCGACCCGAACTTAGAGCCAGGCGGCTGGCGTCGTTGAAAGCCACACGGGCCACACCGGAATCCAGAGCCAAAACCTCTGCAGCTTCGACCGCTGTCCACGCGCGGCGCCGCGCACAAAAAGCCCTCGCAATATGGTTGCTTGCCCCATGA
- a CDS encoding SNF2-related protein → MTARPRSALRESQKVVSRIIRENPTKLIVQDMGQGKTGATLDALYVMLSRFEIQHVLVIAPRFVAANTWPDEIRAWAHTRALSYAVAVGEPAERAAAIAKKAEITTLNFENLPWLAQHIGSVENWIWDTVVVDESSRLKSGQRRTKAMKVKGADGIVKVRKGGNITRFGVLTTARRKISRVIELTGTPTPQGVADLWGQIYALDQGERLGRTKSEFERRWFDKNQYTYEVTLKPGAEAEILARVADIMVTIPSENVAAEAQFIPMKVRLPEQAMRDYREFEKTLYSEPHDVEAVSNGVLANKLLQFANGHLYKEDRSVVHVHDAKMDALEELIGSAQGESILLFYGFKFDKDAIRKRFPHAVVANESKDFVTDWNKGKIRLGLAHPASIGHGVNLQYGGRIAAWYGLTFSLELWKQANARLPRPGQRKQVLIYPIIAEGTYDERALTILNAKDATQDRIIRNFTLRT, encoded by the coding sequence ATGACGGCCCGTCCGAGATCGGCTCTCCGAGAGAGCCAGAAAGTCGTCTCTCGCATCATCCGCGAAAACCCCACCAAGCTCATTGTTCAGGACATGGGACAGGGCAAAACCGGTGCCACGCTCGACGCATTGTACGTCATGCTCAGCAGGTTCGAAATTCAACATGTGCTCGTAATTGCGCCGCGATTCGTTGCGGCGAATACATGGCCCGACGAGATTCGTGCATGGGCTCACACCCGCGCTCTCTCCTACGCCGTCGCCGTGGGAGAGCCCGCCGAACGGGCGGCAGCCATCGCTAAGAAGGCTGAAATCACGACTCTGAATTTCGAGAACCTGCCGTGGCTGGCGCAACACATAGGTTCCGTTGAGAATTGGATTTGGGACACAGTAGTTGTTGATGAATCAAGCAGACTGAAATCCGGCCAGCGCCGCACCAAGGCTATGAAAGTAAAAGGTGCGGATGGCATCGTGAAAGTCCGCAAAGGTGGCAACATCACCCGGTTCGGAGTTCTGACGACCGCCAGGAGAAAAATCAGCCGCGTGATCGAGTTGACCGGCACGCCGACACCGCAGGGCGTAGCCGATCTATGGGGACAAATTTACGCCCTGGACCAAGGGGAACGACTCGGCCGCACTAAGAGCGAGTTCGAGCGACGTTGGTTCGACAAGAACCAGTACACCTATGAAGTCACGCTCAAGCCCGGCGCCGAGGCGGAAATTCTTGCGCGAGTGGCTGACATCATGGTCACAATTCCTTCGGAGAACGTTGCCGCAGAGGCGCAGTTCATTCCGATGAAAGTGCGGCTGCCGGAACAGGCAATGCGTGATTATCGGGAGTTCGAGAAAACACTTTATAGTGAACCTCACGATGTCGAAGCCGTGTCAAATGGCGTCCTCGCGAACAAGTTACTGCAATTCGCCAACGGACACCTGTACAAGGAGGATCGCTCCGTCGTGCATGTTCACGACGCTAAAATGGATGCCCTTGAGGAACTGATCGGCAGCGCCCAAGGTGAAAGCATTCTTCTCTTTTACGGCTTCAAGTTCGACAAGGATGCCATTCGAAAACGTTTTCCGCACGCGGTTGTTGCCAACGAGAGCAAAGACTTCGTAACTGACTGGAATAAAGGGAAAATTCGCCTCGGCCTGGCGCATCCTGCCTCGATCGGACATGGCGTAAATTTGCAATATGGGGGTCGAATCGCCGCTTGGTATGGCCTGACGTTCTCCCTAGAACTGTGGAAACAGGCAAACGCGAGACTGCCGCGACCGGGACAACGTAAGCAAGTTCTCATATATCCTATTATAGCCGAGGGGACCTACGACGAGCGCGCCTTAACCATTCTGAACGCAAAAGACGCCACCCAGGATCGAATCATACGCAATTTCACGCTTCGGACTTGA